Proteins from one Malania oleifera isolate guangnan ecotype guangnan chromosome 4, ASM2987363v1, whole genome shotgun sequence genomic window:
- the LOC131153755 gene encoding uncharacterized protein LOC131153755 yields MPFGLKNAGATYQRLVNKIFKEQLGKTMEAYVDDMLVKSMEAGQHCKDLRETFELLRRYHMRLNPSKCVFGVSASKFLGFMVTHRGIEANPDKIRALLEMEAPRTKKEIQLVVEQLKGEFEARDPRMKKYLSKTREYIEAFVQFDIEHVPRAENKKADALAKLASATGSEWKDTIYLERIGKPSYEEDRINSLASEFSKDNWRASLFLYLQDGSLPRDNKEAQKVRRKAARYTLMGRELYRRSLTLPYLRCLSKDEGEYIL; encoded by the exons ATGCCCTTCGGCTTAAAAAATGCGGGGGCCACATATCAGAGGCTagtgaacaagatttttaaagaacAGCTCGGAAAGACAATGGAAGCTTACGTGGACGATATGTTGGTGAAGAGCAtggaagcagggcaacattgtaaGGACCTGAGGGAAACGTTCGAGCTCCTCCGTCGCTACCACATGAGGTTGAATCCCTCAAAGTGTGTGTTCGGCGTTTCTGCAAGTAAATtcctgggctttatggtgactcacagaggtatagaagcaaatccAGATAAAATACGAGCGCTGCTGGAGATGGAAGCTCCAAGGactaaaaaggagatacaa ctggtggtagagcaacTCAAAGGAGAATTCGAAGCTAGagatccaagaatgaagaaatatctctcCAAGACAAGAGAATACATAGAGGCATTCGTCCAGTTCGACATAGAACATGTACCGAGAGCAGAAAATAAAAAGGCGGACGCACTAGCGAAATTAGCCTCGGCAACCGGTTCGGAATGGAAAGACACTATCTATCTTGAACGCATAGGAAAGCCCTCATACGAGGAGGACAGAATTAACTCATTGGCGTCCGAATTCAGCAAGGACAACTGGAGAGCGTCCTTATTCCTGTACCTCCAGGACGGATCCTTACCAAGAGATAATAAGGAGGCTCAAAAGGTAAGGAGGAAAGCGGCAAGATATACGTTGATGGGCCGGGAGCTCTACAGGCGATCCCTTACACTGCCCTACCTCCGATGTTTAAGCAAAGACGAAGGGGAATACATACTATga